Proteins found in one Magnolia sinica isolate HGM2019 chromosome 5, MsV1, whole genome shotgun sequence genomic segment:
- the LOC131245957 gene encoding protein S40-4-like encodes MAGKSFFSKHAYRFLAGDRETPPNSDACSVEFDEADVWNSHPQQQEFKKQMPSSRILKKSTKRVESGDRTAASSLPVNIPDWSKILREDCRDSRREFEGDSDGDEEEMRIPPHEFLAKQFAQTRIASYSVHEGIGRTLKGRDLSRVRNAIWEKTGFED; translated from the coding sequence ATGGCCGGAAAAAGCTTCTTCTCTAAACATGCCTACCGGTTCTTAGCTGGAGACCGAGAAACCCCACCGAATTCCGACGCCTGCAGCGTCGAATTCGATGAAGCCGATGTCTGGAATTCGCACCCCCAGCAGCAGGAATTCAAGAAGCAGATGCCGAGTTCAAGAATCTTGAAGAAATCGACGAAGAGGGTTGAGAGTGGTGATCGGACGGCTGCGTCGTCGCTGCCGGTGAATATCCCTGACTGGTCGAAGATTCTTCGGGAGGATTGCAGGGATTCGAGGAGGGAATTCGAGGGGGATTCGGATGGAGACGAGGAAGAAATGAGGATTCCACCGCATGAGTTTCTGGCGAAGCAGTTCGCGCAGACGAGGATCGCTTCGTATTCTGTTCATGAAGGGATTGGGCGGACGCTGAAAGGTAGGGATTTGAGTCGTGTGAGGAATGCGATTTGGGAAAAAACAGGTTTCGAAGATTAA